TATCAATATAAGTTTACCTTATTTCTTATATTTTTTCAATATTTTACAAAAATTTTTTTTAATGATATAATGTAAATATGTTTTTTAAAGAAAAAGGATATGTTTGATAATCTAATTTTTAAATTGAATACTTGTGGATAGATAATGGTATTTTAAAAGAATATAAAACAAAATTAAGTTATTGGACAAATTTAATAATATAAATTATGGAGGTTTTTATGAGAAGCTTATCGGGAATACAGCCCAGCGGAATTTTACATATTGGAAATTATTTTGGTGCCATTAAGCAGTTTGTAGAGTTGCAAGATGAATATGAAGGTTTTTATTTTTTGGCAAATTATCATGCTTTGACGTCTTCACCAAAAGGAGAGGATTTGAAGGCTAATACAATTGGTGTAATTTTGGACTATTTGGCTTTGGGGCTGAATCCTGAGAAGTCAACACTGTTTTTACAGTCAGATGTGCCTGAACATGCTGAATTATCTTGGATTTTATCGAACATTGCTCCAATGGGGCTACTAGAAAGAGCTCATTCATACAAGGACAAAGTTGCGAAGGGAATTAAGCCAAATGTCGGGCTTTTTACATATCCAATACTTATGGCAGCTGATATTTTAATGTATTCGCCAGATATTGTGCCTGTTGGAAAGGATCAGAAACAGCATTTGGAAATGACTCGTGATATTGCAACTAAATTTAATGAAACTTACGGCAAAGAAGTGTTTAAATTGCCAAAAGAAAAAATCGTTGAAAATGTAGCAACTGTGCCAGGAACAGATGGTGATAAAATGAGCAAGTCCTATGGAAATGTAATAAATATGTTTGGTTCAAAAAAAGCCTTGAAAAAACAAATAATGAGCATTGTAACCGATTCAACGCCTTTAGAAGAACCAAAAGACCCTGATAACAACATTACAAAATTATATGCTCTTTTTGCAACAGAAACGGAAGTAGAAGCGCTGAAGGAAAAATTCAGGGCTGGAAACTTTGGATACGGACACGCTAAAAATGAATTGTTTGATAAATTCATGGATTATTTTTCTCCATTCCAGAAAAAAAGAGAAGAACTGGAAAATAATATGGACTATGTATATGGAATTTTGCGAGAAGGTGCAAACAAGGCTAGAAGCATTGCGACTGCGAAGATGGATGAAGTTAGAGATATAGTGGGACTTTTGAAG
The nucleotide sequence above comes from Leptotrichia hongkongensis. Encoded proteins:
- the trpS gene encoding tryptophan--tRNA ligase, encoding MRSLSGIQPSGILHIGNYFGAIKQFVELQDEYEGFYFLANYHALTSSPKGEDLKANTIGVILDYLALGLNPEKSTLFLQSDVPEHAELSWILSNIAPMGLLERAHSYKDKVAKGIKPNVGLFTYPILMAADILMYSPDIVPVGKDQKQHLEMTRDIATKFNETYGKEVFKLPKEKIVENVATVPGTDGDKMSKSYGNVINMFGSKKALKKQIMSIVTDSTPLEEPKDPDNNITKLYALFATETEVEALKEKFRAGNFGYGHAKNELFDKFMDYFSPFQKKREELENNMDYVYGILREGANKARSIATAKMDEVRDIVGLLKKNY